A part of Scleropages formosus chromosome 3, fSclFor1.1, whole genome shotgun sequence genomic DNA contains:
- the hectd3 gene encoding E3 ubiquitin-protein ligase HECTD3, giving the protein MSPADSPHVLLGRIRFLNECIECLRSGAPLPESLCFVPRQVCYKICKDSAHGSAGAGSGSASGGGVGSSGRSPVSVWESPWHAAQGKRLCRFTLEPRKGTCIRTTGEEYCNSQGLWVKMNREQLEEHRSGLDVEEGWILVCKHTEGGDRLVPVESADTINRQQQLFGYDHKPCTRWEQVVDAEYSLHLGSKPRIAERDEAAVQRLRYVPPTWTFECDEDLVHYYYDHIGKEDENLGSVKQCVMSIDVSSCSEDPSGGASCLTDGDTDTYWESDGMQGQHWIRLHMKKGTVVKKLILTVDSGDENYMPKRVTVYGGEGDSLRKLSDVTIDENLIGEVCVLEDMTSHLPIIEIRIEECRDDGIDVRIHGLKIKSSCERDLGLNAEMFQSANLVRYPRLEGTPPDVLYRRALVTQRFISLLDSLLPHLVPAWDYSLGTFNQIKRVKQFLLLSKRRSALITQCLKDSETVKPSFMPRLYINRRLAMEHRDNPSLDPTCKNTVFSQVYEGLKPSDKYEKTLDYRWPARYDQWWECKFIAEGIIDQGGGFRDSLADMSEELCPSSSECPVPLPFFTHTSNQGTGEARDCYVPNPSCREFQKYEWIGQLMGAALRGKDFLVLALPGLIWKQLIGEEVSWSKDFPAVDSVLVKLLEAMENMDKETFEFKFGQELRYTTMLSDGRVVELIQGGASTVVKYEDRKEFIQLVQKARLEESHEQIAAMQAGLVKVVPQAVLDLLTWQELEKKVCGDPEITVEALKRLTRYEDLEQTDLRVQYLWEALTNFTNEDRSRFLRFVTGRSRLPAPIYIFPDKQGSETTDALPQSSTCSSTLYLPNYPSAKVCEEKLRYAAYNCVAIDTDMSPWEE; this is encoded by the exons ATGTCTCCGGCCGACAGTCCCCACGTCCTCCTGGGGCGGATCCGCTTCCTCAACGAGTGCATCGAGTGCCTGCGGAGCGGCGCGCCGCTGCCGGAGAGCCTGTGCTTCGTGCCGCGCCAGGTGTGTTACAAGATCTGCAAGGACTCCGCGCACGGTTCGGCCGGCGCCGGTTCCGGTTCGGCCTCCGGCGGCGGCGTCGGCTCGTCTGGCAGGAGCCCCGTGTCCGTGTGGGAGAGTCCGTGGCACGCAGCGCAGGGCAAGAGACTGTGCAGGTTCACCCTGGAGCCCCGCAAGGGGACGTGCATCCGCACCACCGGGGAGGAGTACTGCAACAGCCAGGGCCTGTGGGTCAAGATGAACAGG gagcagctggaggaacacCGCAGTGGCCTGGATGTAGAGGAGGGCTGGATCCTCGTGTGCAAGCACACGGAGGGGGGCGACAGGCTTGTGCCCGTCGAATCTGCCGACACCATCAACAGACAACAGCAGCTCTTTGGCTATGACCACAAACCTTGCACcag GTGGGAGCAGGTGGTTGATGCGGAGTACTCCCTGCATTTAGGCTCCAAACCCAGGATTGCAGAGCGTGATGAAGCAGCTGTTCAGAGACTCAG ATATGTTCCACCCACATGGACATTTGAGTGTGATGAAGACTTGGTTCACTACTATTACGACCACATAGGGAAGGAGGATGAGAACCTGGGAAGCGTCAAGCAGTGTGTGATGAGCATTGATGTATCGTCCTGTTCT GAGGACCCCAGCGGTGGTGCAAGCTGTCTGACAGATGGGGACACGGACACGTACTGGGAGAGTGATGGTATGCAGGGACAGCACTGGATCCGCCTGCACATGAAGAAAGGAACCGTGGTCAA GAAGCTGATTCTGACGGTGGATTCGGGAGATGAAAACTACATGCCCAAAAGAGTCACAGTGTACGGTGGGGAGGGAGACAGTCTTAGGAAACTCAGTGATGTCACCATAGACGA GAATTTGATCggagaagtgtgtgtgctggaagACATGACATCACATTTACCAATCATTGAGATCAGGATAGAGGAAtgcagag ATGATGGCATTGACGTGCGGATACATGGGCTAAAGATTAAATCATCCTGCGAGCGAGACTTGGGCCTGAACGCAGAAATGTTCCAGTCAGCCAACCTGGTGCGCTATCCACGTCTGGAAGGCACCCCGCCAGATGTTCTGTACCGTCGAGCACTAGTCACCCAGAG GTTTATCTCACTGCTGGATAGTCTGCTGCCTCACCTGGTTCCTGCTTGGGACTACAGCCTTGGCACCTTCAACCAGATCAAA CGCGTGAAACAGTTCCTGCTACTGTCAAAGAGACGCTCAGCCCTGATCACCCAGTGCCTGAAAGACTCAGAAACAGTGAAGCCCAGCTTCATGCCCCGCCTCTACATAAACCGCCGACTAGCTATGGAACATCGTGACAACCCCTCACTGGACCCCACCTGCAAAAACACAGTCTTCTCCCAG gtatATGAGGGCCTGAAGCCTTCGGATAAATATGAAAAGACTCTGGATTACAG GTGGCCTGCACGATATGACCAGTGGTGGGAGTGTAAGTTCATTGCAGAAGGAATCATAGATCAAG GGGGCGGTTTCCGTGACAGCCTTGCCGACATGTCTGAGGAGCTGTGCCCTAGCTCATCCGAGTGTCCAGTGCCTTTGCCGTTTTTCACTCATACCTCCAACCAA GGCACAGGGGAGGCCAGGGACTGCTATGTACCGAACCCCTCCTGCAGAGAATTTCAAAAGTATGAGTGGATTGGTCAACTCATGGGTGCAGCTCTCAGGGGAAAAGACTTCTTG GTACTGGCTCTGCCCGGGTTGATATGGAAGCAACTCATCGGAGAGGAAGTCAGTTGGAGTAAAGACTTCCCAGCTGTGGACTCTGTGCTG GTGAAGCTGCTTGAGGCCATGGAGAACATGGATAAGGAAACTTTTGAGTTTAAATTTGGCCAGGAGCTGCGTTACACCACAATGCTGAGTGATGGCCGTGTGGTAGAGCTCATCCAAGGAGGAGCCAGCACTGTGGTCAAGTACGAAGACCGCAAGGAGTTTATCCAGTTGGTGCAGAAAGCCCGCCTGGAGGAGAGCCATGAGCAG attgCAGCTATGCAAGCAGGTCTAGTGAAGGTTGTTCCACAAGCTGTTTTGGACCTCCTTACCtggcaggagctggagaagaaagTGTGTGGTGACCCAGAGATCACTGTGGAGGCACTGAAACGCCTCA CACGTTATGAGGACCTGGAGCAAACAGACCTTCGAGTGCAGTACTTATGGGAAGCCCTGACCAACTTCACAAATG AGGATCGTAGCAGGTTTCTGAGGTTTGTGACCGGAAGAAGTCGTCTTCCTGCCCCAATCTACATCTTCCCAGATAAACAAGG TTCTGAAACGACAGATGCACTTCCGCAGTCATCAACCTGCTCTAGCACTCTTTACCTACCCAACTACCCTAG TGCAAAGGTCTGCGAGGAAAAGCTACGCTATGCTGCATACAACTGCGTGGCAATCGACACAGATATGAGCCCTTGGGAAGAGTGA
- the best4 gene encoding bestrophin-4, with protein MTISYTLEVADARFAGFSKLLFRWKGSIYKLLYKEFLVFSFLYGFFSIVYRCLLNSYQQELFEKTAIYCNQFTNLIPMSFVLGFYVTLAFNRWWGQYTSFPLPDNLMMVVSGNVHGTDERGRMLRRTLMRYANLSSVLILRSISTRVRKRFPTLDHVVDAGFMTREEQTKLDSLHSDFNKYWMPLAWFANLAAQARKEGRVRDDVALRLLMDELNNYRAKCSLLFHYDWISIPLVYTQVVTLAVYSFFAFCLIGRQFLNPSKGYKGHDLDMYVPVFTLLQFFFYAGWLKVGEQIINPFGEDDDDFETNQLIDRNIQVSMLAVDDMHQNLPSIEKDKYWTEECFALPYTVVTAKETLKPAFMGSAFDMRMSEDPAQHQMVETPMTPRIQTPRMGYYKAVAASPAPSLKSFARGGRGQPLLRLRGESFNSDRERIDEDSEDEAKENQELTTAPQKPKRLEASEQQKKREGVQVNITGDPPNDESQQTNV; from the exons ATGACAATCTCTTACACACTTGAGGTGGCAGATGCCAGGTTTGCTGGCTTCTCCAAATTGCTTTTCAGGTGGAAAGGGAGCATCTACAAGTTACTGTACAAGGAATTTTTGGTCTTCAGTTTCCTATATGGCTTCTTCAGTATTGTATACAG GTGCTTACTCAATTCATATCAGCAAGAATTGTTTGAGAAAACGGCCATTTACTGCAATCAATTCACTAACCTTATTCCCATGTCATTTGTTTTAG GCTTCTATGTCACCTTGGCCTTTAATCGCTGGTGGGGTCAGTACACCAGCTTTCCCCTGCCGGACAATCTGATGATGGTTGTGTCTGGGAACGTGCACGGAACAGACGAGCGAGGACGCATGCTACGCCGCACGCTCATGAGATATGCAAACCTGTCGTCCGTCCTCATCCTGCGCTCCATTAGCACTCGAGTGCGCAAGCGTTTCCCTACTTTAGACCATGTAGTGGATGCAG GCTTTATGACACGAGAAGAGCAGACAAAGTTGGACAGTTTGCACTCGGACTTCAATAAGTACTGGATGCCGTTGGCATGGTTTGCAAACCTTGCGGCGCAGGCACGTAAAGAAGGACGCGTGAGGGATGATGTGGCTCTGAGACTTCTCATGGAT GAACTGAATAACTACAGAGCTAAGTGCAGCTTGCTTTTCCATTATGACTGGATCAGTATTCCACTTGTCTACACTCAG GTTGTTACACTTGCAGTCTACTCCTTCTTCGCTTTCTGTCTGATAGGGCGACAATTTCTCAACCCCAGTAAAGGTTACAAAGGTCACGATCTGGACATGTACGTTCCTGTTTTTAcactgttgcagtttttcttctATGCTGGCTGGCTTAAG GTTGGGGAACAGATCATCAATCCTTTTGGTGAGGATGATGACGACTTTGAAACAAATCAACTGATTGACCGAAACATTCAG GTGTCAATGCTGGCTGTAGATGACATGCACCAGAACCTGCCCTCCATTGAGAAAGACAAATACTGGACAGAGGAGTGCTTTGCCCTGCCATACACTGTAGTTACAGCCAAAGAGACCCTGAAGCCTGCCTTCATGGGCTCAGCCTTTGACATGAG GATGAGTGAGGACCCCGCTCAGCACCAGATGGTAGAGACTCCCATGACCCCCCGCATCCAGACGCCTAGGATGGGCTACTACAAAGCCGTTGCTGCTTCGCCAGCCCCCAGCCTGAAGAGCTTTGCACGTGGGGGGCGAGGGCAGCCGCTGCTGCGGCTCAGAGGGGAGAGCTTTAACTCGGATCGAGAGCGCATTGATGAGGACAGCGAGGACGAAGCCAAGGAAAACCAGGAACTCACCACTGCTCCCCAGAAGCCCAAGCGCCTGGAGGCCtcagagcagcagaagaagcGGGAAGGGGTACAAGTTAATATTACAGGTGACCCCCCCAATGATGAAAGTCAGCAGACAAATGTCTGA
- the rps8a gene encoding small ribosomal subunit protein eS8, translating into MGISRDNWHKRRKTGGKRKPYHKKRKYELGRPPANTKIGPRRIHTVRVRGGNKKYRALRLDVGNFSWGSECCTRKTRIIDVVYNASNNELVRTKTLVKNCIVLVDSTPFRQWYEAHYATPLGRKKGAKLTPEEEEVLNKKRSKKIQKKYDERKKNCKISTILEEQFQQGKLLACIASRPGQCGRADGYILEGKELEFYLRKIKAKKGK; encoded by the exons ATGG GTATCTCCAGGGACAACTGGCATAAGCGCCGCAAGACCGGTGGCAAAAGGAAGCCTTACCACAAGAAGAGAAAGTATGAATTGGGGCGTCCTCCTGCCAACACCAAG ATTGGCCCTCGTCGTATCCATACCGTGAGGGTACGTGGTGGGAATAAGAAGTACCGTGCTCTGAGGCTTGACGTCGGAAACTTCTCTTGGGGATCAGAGT GCTGCACTCGCAAAACCAGGATCATTGATGTTGTGTACAATGCCTCCAACAATGAGCTGGTTCGAACGAAGACCTTGGTGAAGAACTGCATTGTCTTGGTTGACAGCACCCCTTTCCGGCAGTGGTACGAGGCGCACTATGCAACTCCCCTTGGCCGTAAAAAGGGAGCGAAGCTG ACtcctgaggaagaggaggttCTAAACAAGAAGAGGTCCAAAAAGATCCAGAAGAAATATGATGAGCGCAAAAAGAACTGCAAGATTAGCACCATTCTTGAGGAACAGTTCCAGCAGGGCAAGCTGCTTG cttGCATTGCCTCAAGACCTGGTCAGTGTGGCAGGGCAGATGGCTACATCTTGGAAGGCAAGGAGCTGGAATTCTACCTGAGGAAGATCAAGGCCAAGAAGGGCAAATAG